A stretch of DNA from Glycine max cultivar Williams 82 chromosome 18, Glycine_max_v4.0, whole genome shotgun sequence:
cttgacaaaaaatataagaaaatgtgCATTCATTAATGAAATagtaaaatcttaaaaacaaaaacaacaaaaaaacaaacaatctaTGTCACTCAAACATcaacaaaagcataaaaaattctATCTCTAACTTTTTACATCAAGAAAATATAAGTATTGAAATACTAAGAAAGGAGTCTTCATCTACAAAAAATACAAGAGATTATGCATtcattaatgaaataataaaatctaaaaGAATGCATCATCGACATCACTCAAACATcaaataaaagcataaaaaaccTAATATCTCTAACTTTTtacatcaagaaactataaatattgaAATACTAAGATTGAAGTCAACATATACTAATCAAATACCAAGCAGTAATTATTCAAACACACTAATAaaactatataataataaatattattcaaaaaaGTAATTGATTAGCACGATAGCCCATTAACCCGTAGAATTAATCTGTTTAACAGATTAAATGGATCATGCAAAATAAGCTCAAGTTTAAATGGACAAACATTTTTTGTGTTCCAGACCCGTTTGGTCTTGTGGGTTAAACAAACCATCCATGGGCCTACACCCATATATACCCACCTGTATATCCACCCATGTGTTGTTGTCCTTACGTTGATGCTTGAGACGAAACAAGTCCAATGGAGTGTGGGAAGGGTTCCATTCTCTTACTCTAAAATAGAACAAAGAATAAAAGTTAAGAACTTGAAGGTTTTAAAGTAAAAGATCATTTACACTAAATCATACAAGGTAAACAATACAATAAATTGTATTAAATGACAACTTAACCATATTAGCTTGGGTGctcttcttttttaattcttcaGATTTTCAATGCTCACATAATCTCTCCCAAACATCGTCTTTGACTCAATTTGGTTTATTCGTTGTGACTTGAGCCTCATTTAgaatatcttttattatttctatatcttgtatttcaaaattcttttttgtccgtgttaattttaattgtctaatatttttaatcttgatatgatgattgttattaataattgttttcatATAAAGAAAGTGTTCTCACAaaagttatattatattatattataatatatatatatatatatatataaacacttgtattattatgttaattgattaattgtATGTCATTTGAATGGTGTCATTAGGCTACTTCTCCACATTACTTGAATAATAATGTTATTCTAAAATGATGTCATTTAGATCACCTGATTTGAATGGCACTATGCTTTTTATTTGCTATTTGAATCATGAATGGCTTAATACTTAAATATTATAGTGTTATCTATTATTTGTATTTggatcatttgaattgttaaATGTCTTGAAGGAAAAATgtgacttaaaaaaataatgagaaaaataatattgatgttttcattttttgattcTTTTTAAGAATTTAGTTAGCCAACCCACCAAGATGTTGTGAGTCGGGTTGAAATTTTCATGACTCACCAAAAGGTGAGTTGAATTGGCTTGATCCGTTTAAAGTTCAACTAGTGGTGAACCAACTAAAATGAGTTGGGTTGACCTGCTTTAACACCTCTAAGCATTCATTGAGGTTGGCTTGATTGACTAGATAATTCAAAGTTGCTCACCAATTCCACCTATatcactataaaaaaaattgtccttagagatcatttttatttatcattaaagtaaaTCAATGActacacaattttatttttggtgaatCCGAGTATCCTTCATTCAGACTTAGGATCGAAACCCTAATTACATGTTTAAGATACAAGATTATTCACTAAGGATTAgacaaattaaagataaataaggACTAgacaaattaaagataaataataatcaattgCTAAACCATTGGTCACTAGCAAATATGTAGCAACAAAATTTTAGAGACCAGTTtcaaagaaatttcaaaaattgatttgaagacTTATTTCTTGCTGATTTTGCAAGCAacgttaaaatttattgattgattgatctcttgattaatttaataaccgaatttaattattgatttagcCACCGATTATATTGgttatttaaaagaatatgccACTAAATCGATCATTATTTTGTAATCtaggagaaaaataattaatttaaaatatatctaaTTTCTACTTTTTGAATCTAATAGGTATAtacatatgaaataaaatttcaaaataagctAAAGTATATGAACCTAATAGACATacataacaatatatatataaacacattAAGTAAAacattaataaccaaagtacAAAACATTTGCCATACAGACACTATTATATTAAAAGTAGGCCAGTATCAATGAGTCGCTATGGTTCACTTAGTGACTCCTCGTCATCTTCATATTCACTGTCATCTTCACCTTCATCTTGACTGTCATCTTCACCTTCTTCTTGATTGTCATTTATATTATACATGGCATGTTCATGCTTTCAATCAATTCTCGTATCAATGCATTGTTATGCTCTAGAAGCCTCTCAGTGTTTGCAACTCTGGCTTGAAGCTtatctctttcatttttaacttcttCCATCTCTTTGGTCAATTCATCAAACTCTTGTTTTTTTACCCACTCccttgatgaagaagatgaacaaTTGTAGCAAGGACTTGTTGCCATAACTGTAGATTTCATTCCAAGTCCATATACTTTTCCTTTCTTTGATCTAGCTACATCGCACCACACATCTAATTCACTTGGTGAAGGTTTTCCTTCTGCCAATGCTCTTTTGGTCATATGTTTCAATGTGCGTGCAAATGCCTCCTAACATCACCAATATAAGCCTAATAAGTAAGAATAAAACAATGCCATAAACAAATACAAGATTATAAAGGTGAGAGTTCATTACATTTACATGTTGTGATCTCCTATCCACCCATGTGTTGTCCTTACGTTGGTGTGTGCGACGAAACAACTCCAATGGAGTAGGAGCAGTTCCAGTCTCTTTCATCTAACATACAACAAATAATACAAGAACTTGTTAGATTTTAAGTTAGAGATTATTAAACTAAATCACACGAGATAAACAGTGCAATGAATTAAATTCATTGACAACTTAACCATATTAGCTCTATGCTGTGAAGCGCTAATAGAGCCACCAGTGTGAGATGCTCCATAATTAGATGCCCGATTTGTTTTTGCTTGGGTACTCTTCTTTTTGAATCCTTCAGATGTCCAATGCTCGCACAATCTCTCCCAGACAACATCTTTAATCCAATGTGGTTTATCCATTGTGGTTCGAGCCTTGTTTAGATAATTTTTCATCAATACTGAACCTCGCATTTCAAAATTCTTTTTAGCCCAATTGTAATCCGGTGGAGAAACAGAGAAGTTTTCCTATATATACAGGCAACAAGTTAGCTAAAAGTAGACTAAATATACATATCCAAAtcaaatgtaataattaatataagaaacttaaccaaaaactCTTCAAACCAAGAGTTTCTTGTGCTAATTGGTATCTTTTTCCATGATGGCCAGGGATCAGTAAAATTCCTCTTGAGGATATCCCCAATCCCATTAGCAGCAGAGCGAGAAGGTAAGAATCTGCAAATATTACATGCAAATCACAAGTTTAAAAAGTCATAGTCAAATAAGTAACAAAATAGAACAGCATACCCTTGCTCATCAAGATATAAAATTGGCTTGGCATCATTTCTTTGTGTCTCTAATGCAGCAAAAGATCTATCAGTACGTCCTGCATCTGAATTCATTGGTTGTGATGTACATGGTGAGTGTACCCCTTCCACTGAAGGTGGAAGTGATACATCAGATATCCTAGCAGGTAGGTGTGCCCCTTCCATTGAATTAGTTGGTCGTGATGCACATGGTGGATTTTGAGAAGTCATCTGTGATAGATATGCAGTACGGTGTTTCGTTGGATGACTCTTGGAAGCTTTTCCTTTATTCGGATCTTTCTCTGCCACCTGCAACTAACAATGCAGAGTATGAGAACATGATTAAAAAAGGTGAGAGTTCATTATAAATTGCTTAACAATAACATTCGGCGGTGGGGAGGGGGGGGAAGGGGCAAATAAAGTAAATGACTTATTGATGATTAGAACAAACTGCATCTATTCGACTTATTAAACCATGAAAAATTTACCCAATGGCCTTAAAACTTGGCTGCTAACAAGAATTTATCATAGCAGTAGCAGATACATGCCAATAAGGGGAGAAAATATCCAAAACTaatcaaaacaaagaaacaatgGAGCTTATATAGGATCACAGGTTTGAGTTGTAAATGAGTGCAGCCCGATATCTAGAATCAAAATATGTATTAAATCCAACACTTTTAATGCATACACTACAATCAGAAAATGAAATCGAAGGAATAAGTCATAAAGAACAGCTATAATAACAAACGAAGAAAATCCAATAGAAATTATGCAGAGATACATGCAATCCATCAACTTCGTAACGGAGCTTGTTCCTTGCATTTTGCACGCATGGTAAAAAACAAAAGTATTCATAGGTTTGAGTTGTAAATGAGTGCAGCCCGATATCTAGAATCAAAATATGTATTAAATCCAACACTTTTAATGCATACACTACAATCAGAAAATGAAATCGCAGGTATAAGTCATAAAGAACAGCTATAATAACAAACTAAGAAAATCCAATAGAAATCATGCAGAGATAATGCAATCCATCAACTTCGTAACGGAGCTTGTTCCTTGCATTTTGCATGCACGGTAAAATCAATGAACAAAAGTATTCACAGCCCAACTATATAATCCTCAAAAGTTAAATCATAAGCATTACATGGTCTGAATAATACAACTATGTAGGAAACATCAAAACACTGTTTTTAAGTGACGGACTCCCAAAAGGCATCATGTAAAAACTGTGAAGACCATAGAATCAATGAGCAactcaaatgaataaaaaaatcactataATCATGCATAATTACACACAGaagttaataaaatttagtccATACAACGAGATAAAGAAGCAAAATTCCCTTTGAAGTTTGCCATAAACCAAGTCTTTCAAACCAATTCATATTGCCTTACATCCTGAGTTTCAAGCTAGTAATCCAGACACCATTTTATGTAATTCAACTTAAGCTATCTCCAAATGAAAACTGAGGGGGTTTGCAAATTACAAGTTCATGGGGCTTCCAAATCCACCATTCATGTAGCATACAGAATAGTATAGAAACCATTCAAGCCATTACTCAAAACTGAGATTCCAActtgtcattaaaaaaataacaagaggaATAACACTAATGATGGTGATTGAAGCATATACAAATTTAAGTTCGTCACAGCTGTGGAGGAGGAAACCCCAAATCAATGAGATTCACTGAATGAAGAATAAAAGGCATTACCTGCTGCCTAACAAACTTTTTGCGAACAGAAGTTGTCTTCTCTGAGGCCATGTCAAGGCTACATTCTGCATCTGGATTTGTTGGTTGTGAAGTACATGGAGAGTGTACCCCTAGTATTGAAGGTGGAGGTATCACATCAGATGTCCTAGCAGGAGGATCAGTAGGATGAGATATTGCATGTGATGAAACACATGGAGGAATTTGAGAAGTTATCTCTGCTAGATGCCTAGCAAGTTGAATTGTTGGATGACTCTTAAAAGCTTTTCCTTTATTCTGATCTTTGACTGCCATCTGCAATTACACAAAATTAACCAAGCAGACTATGTTGAGAACATGATTATAAAGGTGAgaattttcattataaattgtCTGTTTGCCATTTGAATAACAATAAACAATCAGGGggggaaatcaaaagaaagggacaaataaagaaaatgagttATTGATGTTTAGAACAAAATGCACTTATTGTGCATACAAGACAGGTGCTGTAAGAAATAGGATCTTACAACAATCTCACAGTAGAATATGGGACTGCATCTATTGGACTTAAACCATGAAAAATTTATCCAATGTACCATTATGTTTCAACTTCCTAATGGGACAGATCTTGCATCAAATGGATAAGTATAAGCCAACTTGTGCTTGAATGAATGAGTGCTACCAGAACTTCAAATGTGCATAATTTACATTGACTTTGGGCAAGTTAAGGAGATAAAATCTGAAATTTTGTGGGTTAAAAGATATATGTCTCTGggttataacaaaaaaaaacaacactcAAATCTAATGTGTCTGGCTCAAGTTTTGACTAAATGAGTAAGGACTGCTCAAACTTTGACAGCATGcaaaaatgagttaaaaaatGCTACTTGATGCATATGACCAATTCAAATGACTAAAACCAGTTTATAatcattgaagaaaaaatagcCCATGCGTCATGAACGATTAATCACTCAAAGAAGGAGCACATAACACACAGAAAATGAGCCATATACCTTTTAACAACCAAATTTATGCCAAGTTACTATCTTGTGTAATCTTCAAAAACTATCATTACCAGGCCATCTAGTTTCATTGATATATGTCTTGCTAGATGTAATAGAAACCTTTTTAATAGCCTTCTAAAAATCCAAGATTGTGAATCAAATCATAAACTGGGTTTCATTCAATAGTTCTCGATAAATAGTTGTAACAGCTACAGCAGCATAAAACTTCAATTTTCAAACATTGTTTTATATAATATGCAGAACCTCAATGAGGTTTAATCTATTCTTACAGTAAGAAAGAATTATAAAGAAACCACTTTTATATTCTGGCAGAAAACCACAATCATGATTCCTCTAAACCCAACCTTTCAAACCAGTTTATATCCTATTTAACTCAATCTTTTAAACATATTTCTTTGTTACCCATTTTATTAAGTAATAGCaacctttaaaatattatagCACCAGGCAAAGACAAATCATCCCCTACAAGTCTCATTTTCATAgcatgagttggaaaatgaaaaTCATGACAGCACCCATATATAAACTATTAGTATGTAAAGCACCTTTAATTTCCACTCAGTCTAACCAAGTCTGTCATAAAATCCCCTTTGAAGTCTCTCACAAATCCAAGTCTTTCAAACCAATTCATATTGCCTTAAATCCTAAGTTTCAAACTATTAATTAACCCATCCAAGacttatattcattttattttttaaaaaaaaaaaatcaacttgagCTATCTATCTCCAAACGAAAACTGAGGGAGTTTGCTAAGAGTTGACGGGGCTTTCAATCCCCCCATTCTTATAGCATGCAAAAAATAACAGAGACACAAGCAAGGCATTACACAAAACTGATATTAAAAATAGTcactaaaacaataaaaaaagaggaaCGACAGTAATGacagtgattaaaaaaatatacaaaattaacgTCATCATAACTGTGAAGGGAGAATCCCTAATGAATGAGATGcattggatgaaaaacaaaaggcaTTACCTGGCGCTTCCTCTTTGGAGCCATATCAAGTAGCAACTActacttcttcttccttctttctgcaaccccaaattaaaaatgaaaaaaaaagaagaagaagaagcataaACACAAGCACGTCATGggcaaaaatgaaagaaaaacaaaacaatccaTTAGAATAAAGCAGCGATTTTTACACGTTGGAGAGGTCGACTGGAGCACGGCGACACAAGACAACGACAATGGGACTGAGGGACTCTACAAATTGATTAGGGtaaagaaagagaaacaaagTGATTGAGTCAGTTCCTTCTTTATATGATTTGGGAATTACTCGGCGACCGAAAGCAGCAGTCGCTACACTTGACACCAAACCAGCGGTCACTACAAACAAGCGGTGTTTTTTTAactgtaattgtttttttttttttaatgaacccaaattttttctattcattgttataattataattaaattttatttaatatttcattctCATCTAAGAAAGGGAATACCCTTTTGG
This window harbors:
- the LOC102663349 gene encoding uncharacterized protein; this encodes MIQIANKKHSAIQIRVREWNPSHTPLDLFRLKHQRKDNNTWVDIQVGIYGCRPMDGLFNPQDQTGLEHKKFLLVCLNNYCLEFARTLEQWAKSAFAQGNPPPNESDVWHVVRKKKGKMYGLGMTGMSCYHL
- the LOC100778280 gene encoding uncharacterized protein isoform X2, producing MAPKRKRQMAVKDQNKGKAFKSHPTIQLARHLAEITSQIPPCVSSHAISHPTDPPARTSDVIPPPSILGVHSPCTSQPTNPDAECSLDMASEKTTSVRKKFVRQQVAEKDPNKGKASKSHPTKHRTAYLSQMTSQNPPCASRPTNSMEGAHLPARISDVSLPPSVEGVHSPCTSQPMNSDAGRTDRSFAALETQRNDAKPILYLDEQGFLPSRSAANGIGDILKRNFTDPWPSWKKIPISTRNSWFEEFLENFSVSPPDYNWAKKNFEMRGSVLMKNYLNKARTTMDKPHWIKDVVWERLCEHWTSEGFKKKSTQAKTNRASNYGASHTGGSISASQHRANMMKETGTAPTPLELFRRTHQRKDNTWVDRRSQHVNEAFARTLKHMTKRALAEGKPSPSELDVWCDVARSKKGKVYGLGMKSTVMATSPCYNCSSSSSREWVKKQEFDELTKEMEEVKNERDKLQARVANTERLLEHNNALIRELIESMNMPCII
- the LOC100778280 gene encoding uncharacterized protein isoform X1; this encodes MAPKRKRQMAVKDQNKGKAFKSHPTIQLARHLAEITSQIPPCVSSHAISHPTDPPARTSDVIPPPSILGVHSPCTSQPTNPDAECSLDMASEKTTSVRKKFVRQQLQVAEKDPNKGKASKSHPTKHRTAYLSQMTSQNPPCASRPTNSMEGAHLPARISDVSLPPSVEGVHSPCTSQPMNSDAGRTDRSFAALETQRNDAKPILYLDEQGFLPSRSAANGIGDILKRNFTDPWPSWKKIPISTRNSWFEEFLENFSVSPPDYNWAKKNFEMRGSVLMKNYLNKARTTMDKPHWIKDVVWERLCEHWTSEGFKKKSTQAKTNRASNYGASHTGGSISASQHRANMMKETGTAPTPLELFRRTHQRKDNTWVDRRSQHVNEAFARTLKHMTKRALAEGKPSPSELDVWCDVARSKKGKVYGLGMKSTVMATSPCYNCSSSSSREWVKKQEFDELTKEMEEVKNERDKLQARVANTERLLEHNNALIRELIESMNMPCII